AAATTGAAATGGACATTAGTATAAATGCCACTAACAGGTGCATCTTCGGTAGGTTAGCTTGTTTGCTTTCGGCTTGAATCTTACGATTCAAACTTTGACTGGTTTGCATTTTGTTAGATTTTCGAGTGCCGTAGCACGCACAAAACATTAGCTAAAATTGCTTTAAAGTTATTTCCAAAATAATATGAACAGAGAGGACAAAATGAATTTGAATCAATATCCAGAACCTACAGTTGGAGCTATAATATTTAATCCAAAGGAAGAGATTTTATTGGTGAGGTCACATAAGTGGAAAAGCAATTATGTGATCCCGGGTGGTCATATTGAACTCGGTGAAAAAATCGAGGACGCTCTTCGCAGAGAAATAATGGAAGAGACAGGCTTAAATATATATGACATACGTCTTGTGGGTCTGCAGCAATGCATATATGACAAAGCTTTCCATGAGAAAAAACATTTCATCTTTATTGACTTCGCTTGCAAGACCGATACTGATGAAGTCAAATTAAACGAAGAACATCAAGAATATGTGTGGGTAGATCTAAGATCGATAGATCAACTGCCTTTAGAGCCTTTTACAAGAAAACTTCTCAAAGAGTATGAAGCTGGTAAGGATTCAAAATATTTGCAAGAAATCCTCTATAATTATTATTAAATGAGTTCAGCAAAATTGAAAATTGAATTGAATGGTTGTGTGGGAAAGTAAGACAGCATAAAGGAGTATGAAGTATGGATATTAAACATCCAATCATCATATTAACTTCATTGTGTATATTGTTTTCCATTTTTAATTGTACTAATCTTGATTATGAATCTTACACATTCATCATTCCTGTGGATAGCTTAGTAATTCCCGATTCGATAGTCTTAAACGATACACTTGAGATCAGATTTTTTGGTATAATCGGGAACAATGGTTGTTATTCATTTGAGAAATTAGAAGCTATTGAACAGCAGCTGAGCATTCAATTAACTGCAATTGGAAAATTTACAGGTGCTGCTACTTGTACTAGTGTTATGGTTGATTTGGAAGAAAGTTATTTTGTCACACCTTCACTTGCAGGGCAATATTATATCGAAGTTCTCCAACCTGATAATACTGTTTTAAGAGATAGTGTGCTTGTTATTAGATAACAAATATATCCTACAGGAGATAAGAAAATGAATGATATAATTAAAAAGCTACTCAACTCAGATGAGCCATCGATACGATTTAAAGTTTTGAAGAATGTTCTCGGTAAAGAATCAGGGTCGGTTGAAATTTTAAAACTTCAAAAGGAGATAAAATCTTCTCTACGGGTAAGATTGCTCCTCTCGGAAAGAGATAAAGATGGAAAAATTCCTTTTCATCCCTATCGTAAATGGTACGGTGCACATTGGGTGCTGGCAAGCCTGGCAGATATAGGTTACCCTTCGGAAGATGAATCCCTGGTTCCTATGAGGGAGCAGGTTTACGAATGGCTTTTCTCAAAAGAACATGAAAAGAAAATAATATCCATTAAAGGGCGGGTACGAAGGTGTGCTTCACAAGAAGGGAACGCACTTTATTATCTTCTTTCCCTTGGCTTGGCTGATGCTCGAACTGAAGAGTTGGCAGAACGCCTTATGAAGTGGCAATGGTCAGATGGTGGTTGGAATTGTGATAAGAACCCTGAAGCCATAAATTCATCATTTATGGAAAGCCTTATTCCGCTTCGCGGGTTGGCTCTCTATGGAAAAATTACAGGTAATA
This genomic interval from Bacteroidales bacterium contains the following:
- a CDS encoding NUDIX domain-containing protein, whose translation is MNREDKMNLNQYPEPTVGAIIFNPKEEILLVRSHKWKSNYVIPGGHIELGEKIEDALRREIMEETGLNIYDIRLVGLQQCIYDKAFHEKKHFIFIDFACKTDTDEVKLNEEHQEYVWVDLRSIDQLPLEPFTRKLLKEYEAGKDSKYLQEILYNYY